The Streptomyces sp. RKAG293 genome includes a region encoding these proteins:
- a CDS encoding ferrochelatase, with product MSDHNEAGPAAGPYDALLLLSFGGPEGPDDVVPFLENVTRGRGIPRERLKEVGQHYFLFGGVSPINAQNRELLDALRKDFGEHGVALPVYWGNRNWAPYLVDTLREMTDDGHRRILVLATSAYASYSGCRQYRENLAGALAELAAEGRPVPRVDKLRHYFNHPGFVEPLTDAVLTALGELPAEVRAGARLAFTTHSIPTAAADTSGPVEGHGNGGAYVAQHLDTARVIADAVREATGTEHPWRLVYQSRSGAPHIPWLEPDICDHLVEQHESGAPAVVMVPIGFVSDHMEVTYDLDTEAAAKAAELGLPVARAATVGADPRFAAAVRDLVLERAANERGLAPRPCALGSLGPSHDVCPAGCCPSRSPQPAVAGTD from the coding sequence ATGTCCGATCACAACGAGGCCGGTCCCGCGGCCGGGCCCTATGACGCGCTGCTCCTGCTGTCCTTCGGCGGCCCCGAGGGACCCGACGACGTCGTCCCGTTCCTGGAGAACGTCACCCGGGGCCGGGGCATCCCCCGGGAGCGGCTGAAGGAGGTCGGACAGCACTACTTCCTGTTCGGCGGGGTCAGCCCGATCAACGCGCAGAACCGCGAGCTGCTCGACGCGCTGCGCAAGGACTTCGGCGAGCACGGCGTCGCCCTGCCGGTCTACTGGGGCAACCGCAACTGGGCGCCCTACCTGGTCGACACGCTGCGCGAGATGACCGACGACGGGCACCGCCGCATCCTGGTGCTCGCCACCAGCGCCTACGCGTCGTACTCCGGCTGCCGCCAGTACCGCGAGAACCTGGCCGGCGCCCTCGCCGAGCTCGCGGCCGAGGGCCGGCCGGTGCCGCGCGTCGACAAGCTGCGGCACTACTTCAACCACCCCGGCTTCGTGGAACCCCTGACCGACGCGGTCCTCACCGCGCTCGGCGAACTTCCCGCCGAGGTCAGGGCCGGCGCCCGCCTGGCGTTCACCACGCACTCCATCCCGACCGCCGCCGCCGACACCTCGGGCCCGGTGGAGGGCCACGGGAACGGCGGCGCCTACGTGGCGCAGCACCTGGACACCGCCCGGGTGATCGCCGACGCGGTACGGGAGGCGACCGGCACCGAGCACCCGTGGCGGCTCGTCTACCAGTCGCGCAGCGGCGCCCCGCACATCCCGTGGCTGGAGCCGGACATCTGCGACCACCTCGTGGAGCAGCACGAGAGCGGCGCGCCCGCGGTCGTCATGGTGCCGATCGGCTTCGTCTCCGACCACATGGAGGTCACGTACGACCTCGACACCGAGGCGGCCGCCAAGGCTGCCGAGCTGGGGCTGCCGGTCGCGCGGGCCGCGACCGTGGGCGCCGACCCCCGGTTCGCCGCCGCCGTGCGCGACCTGGTCCTGGAGCGGGCGGCGAACGAGCGCGGCCTGGCGCCGCGGCCCTGCGCGCTGGGCTCGCTCGGCCCGAGCCACGACGTCTGCCCGGCGGGCTGCTGCCCGTCCCGGAGCCCCCAGCCCGCTGTCGCGGGCACCGACTGA
- a CDS encoding inositol monophosphatase family protein → MSTELLEIALEAAHKAGELLRTGRPADLGVAATKSSPIDVVTEMDIAAEKLITELIAKHRPQDGFLGEEGTESPGTSGVRWVVDPLDGTVNYLYGLPSWSVSIAAEWDGETVVGVVAAPMRGETYRAVLGQGAFVNDTPARPRPVPEFSHALVGTGFSYLTERRVTQAEVLRTLLPKVRDIRRGGSAAIDLCDVGCGRLDAYYERGLNPWDFAAGALFAREAGVRTGGRPGQAPSNELTVAAGPGLFEALQGLLEDLGAWHD, encoded by the coding sequence GTGAGCACCGAACTGCTGGAGATCGCGCTGGAAGCCGCCCACAAGGCGGGCGAACTGCTGCGCACCGGCCGGCCCGCCGACCTCGGGGTGGCGGCCACCAAGTCGAGCCCGATCGACGTCGTCACCGAGATGGACATCGCCGCCGAGAAGCTGATCACCGAACTCATCGCGAAGCACCGTCCCCAGGACGGTTTCCTCGGCGAGGAGGGCACCGAGAGCCCGGGCACCAGCGGGGTGCGCTGGGTCGTCGATCCGCTCGACGGCACCGTCAACTACCTGTACGGGCTGCCCTCCTGGTCCGTGAGCATCGCGGCCGAGTGGGACGGCGAGACCGTGGTGGGGGTCGTCGCGGCCCCGATGCGCGGCGAGACCTACCGGGCGGTGCTCGGGCAGGGTGCCTTCGTCAACGACACCCCCGCCCGGCCGCGCCCGGTGCCCGAGTTCTCGCACGCCCTGGTCGGCACCGGCTTCAGCTACCTCACGGAGCGCCGGGTGACGCAGGCCGAGGTGCTGCGCACCCTGCTGCCGAAGGTGCGCGACATCCGGCGCGGGGGATCGGCCGCGATCGACCTCTGCGACGTGGGCTGCGGACGGCTCGACGCGTACTACGAGCGCGGCCTCAATCCGTGGGACTTCGCGGCCGGCGCCCTCTTCGCCCGGGAGGCGGGCGTCCGCACCGGCGGGCGCCCCGGGCAGGCTCCGTCGAACGAGCTGACCGTCGCCGCGGGACCCGGCCTCTTCGAAGCGCTCCAGGGCCTGCTGGAGGACCTGGGGGCCTGGCACGACTGA
- a CDS encoding response regulator transcription factor, giving the protein MRVLVVEDEQLLADAVATGLRREAMAVDVVYDGGAALERIGVNDYDVVVLDRDLPVVHGDDVCRQIVGLGMPTRVLMLTAAGDVSDRVEGLELGADDYLPKPFAFSELTARVRALGRRTTTALPPVLERSGIKLDPNRREVFRDGAEVHLAPKEFAVLEVLMRSEGSVVSAEQLLEKAWDENTDPFTNVVRVTVMTLRRKLGEPPVIVTVPGSGYRI; this is encoded by the coding sequence TTGCGCGTACTGGTCGTCGAGGACGAGCAACTGCTCGCCGATGCGGTTGCCACCGGACTTCGCCGCGAGGCCATGGCCGTCGACGTCGTGTACGACGGTGGCGCCGCCCTGGAGCGGATCGGGGTGAACGACTACGACGTCGTGGTCCTCGACCGTGACCTTCCGGTCGTCCACGGTGACGACGTCTGCCGGCAGATCGTCGGGCTGGGGATGCCGACCCGGGTGCTGATGCTCACCGCCGCGGGCGATGTGAGCGACCGGGTGGAAGGGCTGGAGCTGGGTGCCGACGACTATCTCCCCAAGCCCTTCGCGTTCAGCGAGCTGACCGCGCGGGTCCGCGCGCTGGGCCGCCGGACGACCACGGCCCTGCCGCCGGTCCTGGAGCGGTCCGGCATCAAGCTCGACCCCAACCGCCGGGAGGTCTTCCGGGACGGCGCCGAGGTGCATCTGGCGCCGAAGGAGTTCGCGGTGCTGGAGGTGCTGATGCGCAGCGAGGGCTCGGTGGTCTCCGCCGAGCAGCTCCTGGAGAAGGCGTGGGACGAGAACACCGACCCGTTCACGAACGTGGTGCGGGTGACGGTCATGACGCTGCGCCGCAAGCTCGGCGAGCCCCCGGTGATCGTCACCGTGCCGGGCTCCGGATACCGGATCTGA
- a CDS encoding HAMP domain-containing sensor histidine kinase, protein MAVTTSAAPPPPPSTAPQKPGWEPIPVESPPPWLRPTIRIRLTVLYGGMFLIAGVLLLWIIYLLAAQALHQGNELPFRLITGQVSGNSSCALPSSGSADEFTRAIGSCMQNQRELALNTLLRRSLMALIGLTVVAFAFGYVMAGRVLSPLGRITRTARGVVSSDLKRRIELDGPDDELKELADTFDDMLDRLERSFDAQRRFVANASHELRTPLAINRTLLEVQLADPDASADLQQLGKTLLATNERSEQLVEGLLLLARSDNEIVHRKPVDVAEAASQALDQTRAEAQAKGVELRSELGPAVVQGNGVLLERIALNLVQNAVRYNTADGWVEVTTGTEAGQALLIVTNTGPVVPAYEVDNLFEPFRRLRTERTGSDKGVGLGLSIARSVARAHGGFISAEPREGGGLVMRVVIPL, encoded by the coding sequence ATGGCGGTGACCACTTCCGCCGCCCCGCCCCCGCCGCCGTCCACGGCCCCGCAGAAACCCGGGTGGGAACCGATTCCGGTCGAGAGCCCGCCGCCCTGGCTGCGGCCGACGATCCGGATACGCCTGACCGTCCTGTACGGCGGCATGTTCCTGATCGCCGGTGTCCTGCTGCTGTGGATCATCTACCTGCTGGCCGCGCAGGCCCTGCACCAGGGCAATGAGCTGCCCTTCCGGCTGATCACCGGCCAGGTGTCCGGGAATTCGTCCTGCGCGCTCCCTTCCTCGGGGAGCGCCGACGAGTTCACCCGGGCCATCGGCAGCTGTATGCAGAACCAGCGCGAGCTGGCGCTCAACACGCTCCTCAGGCGCTCGCTGATGGCCCTCATAGGGCTGACCGTGGTCGCCTTCGCCTTCGGCTATGTGATGGCAGGGCGGGTGCTCTCGCCGCTGGGCAGGATCACCCGCACCGCGCGCGGCGTGGTCAGCTCCGACCTCAAGCGCCGGATCGAGCTCGACGGCCCGGACGACGAGCTCAAGGAGCTCGCCGACACCTTCGACGACATGCTCGACCGGCTGGAGCGGTCCTTCGACGCGCAGCGCCGCTTCGTGGCCAACGCGTCGCACGAACTGCGGACGCCGCTGGCGATCAACCGCACGCTCCTGGAGGTGCAGCTGGCCGACCCGGATGCGTCGGCCGACCTCCAGCAGCTCGGCAAGACCCTGCTGGCCACCAACGAGCGCAGTGAGCAGCTCGTGGAGGGCCTGCTGCTGCTCGCCCGCAGCGACAACGAGATCGTGCACCGGAAGCCGGTGGACGTGGCGGAGGCGGCCTCCCAGGCCCTCGACCAGACCCGCGCCGAGGCGCAGGCCAAGGGCGTGGAGCTGCGCAGCGAGCTCGGGCCCGCGGTGGTGCAGGGCAACGGCGTGCTGCTGGAGCGCATCGCGCTGAACCTGGTGCAGAACGCGGTCCGGTACAACACGGCGGACGGCTGGGTCGAGGTGACGACCGGCACCGAGGCCGGCCAGGCCCTGCTGATCGTGACGAACACCGGGCCGGTGGTGCCCGCCTACGAGGTGGACAACCTCTTCGAGCCCTTCCGCCGCCTCCGTACGGAGCGCACGGGCAGCGACAAGGGCGTGGGCCTGGGGCTGTCCATCGCGCGCTCCGTGGCGCGCGCCCACGGCGGCTTCATCTCGGCGGAGCCGAGGGAGGGCGGTGGCCTGGTCATGCGAGTGGTCATCCCGCTCTGA
- a CDS encoding DUF4193 domain-containing protein, which produces MATDYDTPRKTDDDVNEDSIEELKARRNEKSTSAVDVDEFDQAESLELPGADLSNEELSVRVLPRQADEFTCMTCFLVHHRSQLAGEAKNGDPICRDCAA; this is translated from the coding sequence ATGGCAACGGATTACGACACACCACGCAAGACTGACGATGACGTCAATGAGGACAGCATCGAGGAACTGAAGGCTCGCCGGAACGAGAAGTCCACGTCCGCGGTGGACGTCGACGAGTTCGACCAGGCCGAGTCCCTGGAGCTGCCCGGCGCCGACCTCTCCAACGAGGAGCTTTCGGTCCGGGTGCTTCCCCGGCAGGCGGACGAGTTCACCTGCATGACCTGCTTCCTGGTGCACCACCGCAGCCAGCTGGCCGGCGAGGCGAAGAACGGCGACCCGATCTGCCGCGACTGCGCGGCCTGA
- a CDS encoding DUF3093 domain-containing protein, with the protein MQPYDERLTVPRSWWLLALGAGVSAALILFPFGVLPMLAGLAGGTALAAMGLSSYGSARIRVVAGSLVAGEAKIPVAALGEATVLDPEETIAWRGRKANPRAFMLLRSYVPTALKVEITDPADPTPYVYLSTRSPERLAQALEAVRAR; encoded by the coding sequence ATGCAGCCCTACGACGAACGCCTCACCGTCCCGCGCTCCTGGTGGCTCCTGGCTCTGGGAGCGGGCGTCTCAGCCGCGCTGATCCTCTTTCCCTTCGGGGTGCTGCCGATGCTGGCGGGTCTCGCCGGCGGGACCGCGCTGGCGGCGATGGGCCTGAGTTCGTACGGTTCGGCGCGGATCCGGGTGGTGGCCGGCTCGCTGGTCGCGGGCGAGGCGAAGATCCCGGTCGCGGCGCTGGGCGAGGCGACGGTGCTGGACCCGGAGGAGACGATCGCCTGGCGCGGGCGGAAGGCGAATCCGCGCGCCTTCATGCTGCTGCGGAGCTACGTGCCGACCGCGCTCAAGGTGGAGATCACGGACCCGGCGGACCCGACGCCGTATGTCTATCTGTCGACGCGCTCCCCGGAGCGCCTGGCACAGGCCCTGGAGGCCGTCAGAGCTCGATAG
- a CDS encoding SDR family oxidoreductase: MSPKSVVVTGAGRGIGLAVTLELAHAGFDVIGTVRTPEKAGALRAVVERTGAAVRTVLLDVADATSCVQAFTEIAMMTDGGPWAVVNNAGFAQPGAVEDVDDEQARRQLETNLIAPARIARLVLPAMRERRDGRIVNISSVAGRVSLPMLGWYCASKQGLESVTDALRMETESFGVKVVLIEPGSHRTGIWERGAELLPAERTSAYRDQYAAADQVVRDARTLPGPRPVALTVLKALNARRPLPRYLVGGGARSAAALDVMAPTAATDWAKQLATGLRAAPPRVARAVDRLRGK; this comes from the coding sequence ATGAGTCCCAAGTCCGTCGTCGTCACCGGAGCCGGCCGAGGCATCGGCCTCGCCGTCACCCTCGAGCTCGCGCACGCCGGATTCGACGTCATCGGCACGGTGCGGACGCCGGAGAAGGCCGGGGCGCTGCGGGCGGTGGTGGAACGCACGGGGGCGGCGGTGCGGACGGTACTGCTGGACGTGGCCGACGCGACGTCGTGCGTCCAGGCGTTCACCGAGATCGCGATGATGACGGACGGCGGCCCCTGGGCGGTGGTCAACAACGCGGGTTTCGCCCAGCCCGGCGCCGTCGAGGACGTGGACGACGAGCAGGCGCGGCGCCAGCTGGAGACGAACCTGATCGCCCCGGCCCGTATCGCCCGGCTGGTGCTGCCGGCGATGCGGGAGCGCCGGGACGGCCGGATCGTGAACATCTCGTCGGTCGCCGGCCGGGTCTCGCTGCCGATGCTGGGCTGGTACTGCGCCAGCAAGCAGGGCTTGGAGTCGGTGACGGACGCGCTGCGCATGGAGACCGAGTCGTTCGGTGTGAAGGTCGTGCTGATCGAGCCGGGCTCGCACCGCACCGGGATCTGGGAGCGGGGAGCGGAGCTGCTGCCGGCCGAGCGGACCTCGGCCTACCGCGACCAGTACGCCGCCGCCGACCAGGTGGTGCGCGACGCCAGGACGCTGCCCGGTCCGCGTCCGGTGGCCCTCACGGTCCTCAAGGCGCTGAACGCCCGGCGCCCCCTGCCGCGCTACCTGGTGGGCGGCGGCGCCCGCTCCGCGGCGGCCCTGGACGTGATGGCGCCGACCGCCGCGACGGACTGGGCCAAGCAGCTCGCGACCGGTCTGCGGGCCGCCCCGCCCCGGGTGGCGCGGGCGGTGGACCGGCTGCGCGGGAAGTGA
- a CDS encoding PaaI family thioesterase, protein MSGATASESPGRPGLKPPPDAALPVRHPGAPAPGELLGAHYDQCFGCGEGQPHGLHLESRAGDGVSVTAEFTVQTAHQGAPGLAHGGVLASALDETLGSLNWLLQVIAVTGRLETDFVRPVPVGTTLYLRAHCRAVAGRKIYSTAEGRIGAPDGPVAVRAEALFLEVKLNHFTDNGRPEEIQAAMSDPDQVKVARAFEVNP, encoded by the coding sequence GTGAGTGGAGCTACCGCATCCGAGAGCCCTGGCCGGCCGGGCCTGAAGCCGCCGCCAGACGCAGCCCTGCCCGTACGGCACCCCGGTGCGCCAGCGCCCGGCGAACTGCTCGGGGCGCACTACGACCAGTGTTTCGGCTGCGGCGAGGGACAGCCGCACGGACTGCACCTGGAATCCCGTGCGGGTGACGGCGTGAGCGTCACCGCGGAATTCACCGTACAGACCGCCCACCAGGGCGCGCCCGGCCTCGCGCACGGCGGTGTGCTGGCCTCGGCGCTGGACGAGACGCTCGGCTCGCTGAACTGGCTGCTGCAGGTCATCGCGGTGACCGGCCGGCTGGAGACGGACTTCGTCCGCCCGGTGCCCGTCGGCACCACCCTGTATCTGCGGGCGCACTGCCGCGCGGTCGCCGGACGGAAGATCTACAGCACCGCCGAGGGCCGGATCGGCGCCCCCGACGGCCCGGTCGCGGTCCGCGCCGAGGCGCTCTTCCTGGAAGTGAAGCTCAACCACTTCACGGACAACGGACGTCCCGAGGAGATCCAGGCCGCGATGTCCGACCCCGACCAGGTCAAGGTCGCGCGCGCCTTCGAGGTGAACCCGTGA
- the dut gene encoding dUTP diphosphatase: MSEAVRRPLDVLIRRLDDSVPIPAYEHPGDAGADLVTTQAAELAPGERTVLPTGVSIALPDGYAAFVHPRSGLAARCGVTLVNAPGTVDAGYRGEIKVIVVNLDPRESVRFERGDRIAQLVVQQVERVRFHEVAELPGSARAAGGFGSTGGHASVGDAPDGQTSNGFASVVADREGQ; this comes from the coding sequence GTGAGTGAAGCCGTACGACGTCCCCTGGACGTCCTCATCCGCCGTCTCGACGACTCGGTGCCCATCCCGGCCTACGAGCACCCGGGCGACGCGGGAGCCGACCTGGTGACCACCCAGGCCGCGGAACTCGCCCCCGGCGAACGGACGGTGCTCCCCACCGGCGTGTCCATCGCGCTGCCGGACGGGTATGCGGCCTTCGTACACCCCCGCTCGGGCCTCGCGGCCAGGTGCGGAGTGACCCTCGTGAATGCCCCGGGAACGGTCGATGCCGGGTACCGTGGGGAGATCAAGGTGATCGTGGTCAACCTGGACCCACGCGAGAGCGTGCGGTTCGAACGGGGAGACCGGATCGCCCAACTGGTCGTCCAGCAGGTCGAACGGGTCCGCTTCCACGAGGTCGCGGAACTTCCCGGTTCTGCCAGGGCCGCTGGGGGCTTCGGCTCCACCGGGGGGCATGCCTCGGTAGGTGATGCCCCCGACGGCCAGACCAGTAATGGATTCGCTTCGGTCGTTGCAGACCGGGAAGGACAGTGA
- a CDS encoding DUF3710 domain-containing protein, whose amino-acid sequence MFRRRRKEREDALDELEGASPDELAEDAEDAGESDDSGESGRYNLPPAPRPDGPWDLSEVKQPGEGRVDLGGLFVPGVEGMELRVEVAGESIVAATVVLNDSAVQLQAFAAPKSEGIWGEVRDEIASGITKQGGIVDEIEGSLGWELRAQVPVQLPDGTNGVQLVRFIGCDGPRWFLRGVISGQGAVQPEAAGLLESVFRDTVVVRGETPMAPRDPIVLKLPTDAQMVPEGIAQEESEGPKFGDGLDPLRRGPEITQIH is encoded by the coding sequence GTGTTCCGTCGTCGTCGCAAGGAGCGCGAAGACGCCCTCGACGAGCTCGAGGGCGCGAGCCCGGACGAGCTGGCCGAAGACGCCGAAGACGCCGGGGAGTCCGACGACTCCGGCGAATCGGGTCGGTACAACCTTCCGCCCGCCCCCAGGCCCGACGGGCCCTGGGACCTGAGCGAGGTCAAGCAGCCCGGCGAGGGCCGGGTGGACCTCGGCGGACTGTTCGTGCCCGGTGTCGAGGGCATGGAGCTGCGCGTCGAGGTGGCCGGTGAGTCGATCGTCGCCGCGACCGTGGTGCTGAACGACAGCGCTGTCCAGCTCCAGGCGTTCGCCGCCCCGAAGTCCGAGGGCATCTGGGGCGAGGTGCGGGACGAGATCGCGTCCGGCATCACCAAGCAGGGCGGCATCGTCGACGAGATCGAGGGTTCGCTGGGCTGGGAGCTGCGCGCGCAGGTGCCCGTACAGCTGCCGGACGGTACGAACGGTGTGCAGCTGGTCCGCTTCATCGGCTGTGACGGTCCGCGCTGGTTCCTGCGCGGGGTCATCTCCGGCCAGGGCGCGGTGCAGCCGGAGGCCGCGGGCCTGCTGGAGTCGGTCTTCCGTGACACCGTCGTGGTGCGCGGCGAGACGCCGATGGCGCCGCGCGACCCGATCGTGCTGAAGCTGCCGACCGACGCCCAGATGGTGCCCGAGGGCATCGCGCAGGAGGAGAGCGAGGGGCCGAAGTTCGGCGACGGGCTCGACCCGCTGCGCCGCGGCCCGGAGATCACCCAGATCCACTAG
- a CDS encoding ABC transporter ATP-binding protein, translating into MSEQSTGHAGTAVADGPATGEMVVVEDLRRTYGSGETAVHALRGVSFRVPRGELVALKGRSGSGKTTILNLVGGLDSPDGGRITLDGTDLAGLGDNGLLALRRDRIGFVFQSFGLIPILTAAENVGVPMRLRKVPPREREERVELLLSLVGLSDHAAQRPGELSGGQQQRVAIARALANRPVLIIADEPTGQLDAETGLAVMELLRAVVRSEGVTALVATHDAQLLALADRVLELRDGRIVDEG; encoded by the coding sequence ATGAGCGAGCAGTCGACGGGGCACGCGGGGACGGCGGTCGCGGACGGGCCGGCGACCGGGGAGATGGTCGTCGTCGAGGACCTGCGCCGCACCTACGGCAGCGGGGAGACGGCCGTGCACGCGCTGCGCGGTGTCTCCTTCCGGGTGCCGCGCGGTGAGCTGGTGGCCCTCAAGGGCCGTTCCGGCTCCGGCAAGACCACCATCCTCAACCTGGTGGGCGGCCTGGACTCGCCGGACGGCGGCCGGATCACGCTGGACGGCACCGACCTCGCCGGGCTCGGCGACAACGGCCTGCTGGCGCTGCGCCGCGACCGTATCGGCTTCGTCTTCCAGTCCTTCGGACTGATCCCGATCCTCACCGCCGCCGAGAACGTCGGCGTCCCCATGCGGCTGCGCAAGGTGCCGCCGCGCGAGCGCGAGGAGCGGGTGGAGCTGCTGCTGTCGCTCGTCGGGCTCTCCGACCACGCGGCGCAGCGCCCCGGCGAGCTGTCCGGCGGCCAGCAGCAGCGGGTCGCCATCGCCCGCGCCCTGGCCAACCGGCCCGTCCTGATCATCGCGGACGAGCCGACCGGCCAGCTCGACGCCGAGACCGGGCTCGCCGTCATGGAACTGCTGCGTGCCGTCGTCCGCAGCGAGGGCGTCACCGCCCTCGTCGCCACCCATGACGCCCAGCTGCTGGCCCTGGCCGACCGGGTGCTCGAACTGCGCGACGGCCGGATCGTCGACGAGGGCTGA
- a CDS encoding tetratricopeptide repeat protein — protein sequence MAVRLPDPRRSRIVLIGASTYTAPELPDLPSVHRTIEDLAGLLTDQYYGVVPEEHCTVLLDEGDLRTIGQRLRTTIREAEDLLLVYYAGHGLVSGRRHELYLALPDSDWDDPEFSSLEYEKLRSAVLDSPAATKVIILDCCFSGRVVTDTMAGGEAAELGQIEVAGTYVLTSAQRDQVALALPGEHHTAFSGRLMRLLAEGVVGGPELLTVDDLYQRLKATMAAEGLSTPLNRGTQTASNIGLGVNRAFAATIGPQLRQQHIAAVEQGKSGDWPGASAILQKIADEQTRILGAEHTDTLRTRQSYAHSLGGAGGPVEAAQLLRQLLPEQLRLLGPDHEDTLRTRQFLAVNLGEAGFRDEAVGMLRILLADRGRVLGPDSPHTLRTRHMLARNLALTGATDEAMALLRQLEQERERLLGAEHPHTLRARDDLAALTVQER from the coding sequence GTGGCCGTCCGCCTGCCGGATCCACGCCGCTCCCGGATCGTGCTGATCGGTGCGAGTACGTACACGGCCCCGGAACTTCCCGACCTTCCGTCCGTGCACCGCACCATCGAGGACCTGGCCGGGCTCCTCACCGATCAGTACTACGGCGTCGTGCCGGAGGAGCACTGCACGGTCCTGCTCGACGAAGGAGACCTCCGCACCATCGGTCAGCGGTTGCGCACGACGATCCGTGAGGCCGAGGATCTGCTGCTGGTGTACTACGCGGGACACGGACTCGTCAGCGGCCGGCGGCATGAGCTGTATCTCGCGCTGCCGGACAGCGACTGGGACGACCCGGAGTTCAGCTCCCTGGAGTACGAGAAGCTGCGCAGCGCTGTGCTCGACAGCCCCGCCGCCACCAAGGTCATCATCCTGGACTGCTGTTTCTCCGGTCGTGTCGTCACCGACACCATGGCCGGCGGGGAGGCCGCGGAGCTCGGCCAGATCGAAGTGGCGGGCACCTACGTCCTCACCTCGGCTCAACGGGACCAGGTCGCCCTCGCCCTTCCGGGCGAGCACCACACGGCGTTCTCCGGACGGCTGATGCGGCTGCTGGCCGAAGGCGTCGTCGGCGGACCCGAACTCCTGACGGTCGACGACCTCTACCAGCGGCTCAAAGCGACCATGGCGGCCGAAGGGCTGTCCACCCCCCTCAACCGGGGCACCCAGACCGCGAGCAACATCGGACTGGGGGTGAACCGGGCCTTCGCCGCGACCATCGGTCCGCAACTGCGCCAGCAGCACATCGCCGCCGTCGAGCAGGGGAAGAGCGGTGACTGGCCCGGGGCATCCGCGATCCTGCAGAAGATCGCCGACGAACAGACCCGCATCCTGGGCGCCGAGCACACCGACACACTGCGCACCCGGCAGTCCTACGCGCACAGCCTCGGCGGCGCGGGCGGCCCGGTGGAAGCCGCACAGCTCCTGCGGCAACTGCTTCCGGAGCAGTTGAGGTTACTGGGGCCCGATCACGAGGACACCCTGCGAACCCGGCAGTTCCTCGCCGTCAACCTGGGGGAAGCGGGCTTCCGGGACGAGGCGGTCGGCATGCTGCGCATCCTGCTCGCCGACCGGGGGCGGGTGCTGGGGCCGGACAGCCCGCACACCCTGCGCACCCGCCACATGCTGGCCCGCAACCTCGCGTTGACGGGTGCGACCGATGAAGCGATGGCGCTGCTCAGGCAGTTGGAGCAGGAACGGGAGCGGCTACTGGGGGCTGAGCATCCGCACACGCTCCGGGCGCGGGACGATCTGGCGGCCTTGACGGTTCAGGAGCGTTGA